The Vicinamibacterales bacterium genome includes the window CCCTGCTGAACCGCTTGTGGGTGATCGCCGGCCAGGGCACCCCCCCGCAGGCCTTCGCGATGGACGACCGCGCGGCGACGGCGCAGGTCGCCAGCACCGTGGCGGTGCCGGCCCCGGAACACCCGCGCGCGCCCCTGGCGCCGCTGAAGCGCCGGCGCACGGTGCTGGTCGTGGACGATGACGCGATCATGCTGCAGGTGATCGAACGGATCCTGCAGAAGGAAAACTACCAGCTGCTCAAGGCCACGTCCGGCGCCGAGGCGTTGGAACTCATGACGACCCGGACCTCACTCGACCTCTTGATCACCGACGTCTCGATGCCAGAAATGAATGGGCCGCAACTGGCGGAACGGATCCGCGTCGCGTTCCCCGGCTTGCCGGTGCTGTATCAAACTGGCTTCAGCGACATGCTGTTCGATGAGCGGCCGGACCTCGGCGATCGCTCGGCCTTTCTCGAGAAGCCGTTCACGGCGCGCGGCCTGGTGGAAGCGGCCCGGCTCGTCCAGTTCGACTCGCTCACTCCTCGAGAATAGCGCCCAGTTCCCCAAGCAACGGACCGATGCGCTCGACGAACCGCGTGCGGGCGAGGGCCTGGGCCAGCGGCGCCGGCATCGGCACGGCCTCGCCAATCACCGGCTCGACGACTTCCGCGAACTTCGCCGGATGCGCGGTACTCAGCAGGTGCGTGGCCGCGCCGCGCACGGCGCCGAGATACGCG containing:
- a CDS encoding response regulator, encoding MAETPQSGWHNPSARPQDVRGPLTYDQMAHRLREMEALCRDIYVVAAELGLPRPLLNRLWVIAGQGTPPQAFAMDDRAATAQVASTVAVPAPEHPRAPLAPLKRRRTVLVVDDDAIMLQVIERILQKENYQLLKATSGAEALELMTTRTSLDLLITDVSMPEMNGPQLAERIRVAFPGLPVLYQTGFSDMLFDERPDLGDRSAFLEKPFTARGLVEAARLVQFDSLTPRE